In Ignavibacteria bacterium, a genomic segment contains:
- a CDS encoding glycogen/starch/alpha-glucan phosphorylase has product MEFMLVKDRITATPEDIYYALSMSVRDRLVRNWLRTQQLYKEKDVKKVYYLSLEFLMGRLLGNSLINMGFYDECFHILHENGYLLEDIREAENEMGLGNGGLGRLAACYLDSMATLELPAFGYGIRYEFGIFKQEIQNGYQVEQPDNWLSYGNPWEILRREITFRVKFSGRVVTSKDENGRLCFDWTDTDDVFAVAYDIPVPGYKTQTVNNLRLWQAKATTEFNLKEFNSGNYLAAVESKNFSENISKVLYPNDTFERGKYLRLRQEYFFVAATLQDIIRKYRINHKTFNKFAEKTAIQLNDTHPVIAIPELMRILMDEEHLDWDEAWDITARTFSYTNHTVVPEALEEWPVSIFEQLLPRHLQIIYEINYRFLEFARDSYTKDERVIARLSIIGETPEKVVRMANLAIVGCHTVNGVAAMHTEILKSRIFPEFHEIFPGKFINITNGVTPRRWLKIANPYLSLLIDEKVGNGWAKDLKRLKELERFLDDEEFLENWRRAKWLRKNYLSGLIEKEYGTRPDENSLFDVQVKRFHEYKRQLLNVLHVITLYNRLKDNPGGDFVPRTVIFSGKAAPAYSMAKLIIKLINSVAGAINNDPATGNRLKVFFLKNYSVTLAQRIIPAADLSEQISTAGFEASGTGNMKLALNGALTIGTLDGANVEILEEVGEDNIFIFGLNSEEVAERKRQGYNPRAYYEKNPELRRVIDMISGNYFNPREPGIFSPVVESLLNVDYYMLFADYESYLLAQEAASKLYLNRREWTRKSVLNASRMGLFSSDRAIKEYARKVWHVSRVKERAS; this is encoded by the coding sequence ATGGAATTTATGCTCGTTAAAGACCGGATTACGGCAACACCGGAGGATATATACTACGCCCTGTCCATGTCGGTGCGCGACCGCCTGGTGCGCAACTGGCTTAGAACCCAGCAGCTCTATAAGGAAAAAGACGTAAAAAAGGTTTATTACCTTTCCCTGGAATTTCTTATGGGAAGGCTCCTTGGAAACTCCCTAATAAATATGGGCTTTTATGACGAATGCTTCCATATCCTCCACGAAAATGGCTACTTGCTTGAGGACATCAGGGAGGCGGAAAATGAAATGGGACTTGGTAACGGGGGCTTAGGGCGCCTGGCAGCATGCTACCTGGACTCTATGGCAACGCTGGAGCTTCCAGCCTTCGGATACGGCATACGCTATGAATTCGGAATATTTAAGCAGGAGATCCAAAACGGCTATCAGGTTGAGCAGCCCGATAACTGGCTTAGCTACGGAAACCCCTGGGAAATCTTAAGGCGTGAGATCACCTTCCGCGTCAAGTTCTCGGGCAGGGTTGTTACTTCAAAAGACGAAAACGGCAGGCTCTGTTTCGACTGGACGGATACAGACGACGTCTTTGCCGTGGCATACGACATACCGGTGCCGGGCTATAAGACACAGACCGTTAATAACCTCAGGCTCTGGCAGGCAAAGGCTACAACGGAATTTAACCTGAAGGAATTTAACAGCGGGAACTACCTTGCCGCCGTTGAAAGCAAGAACTTTTCTGAAAACATATCCAAAGTCCTATACCCCAACGACACGTTTGAAAGGGGGAAGTATTTAAGGCTCCGCCAGGAATACTTTTTTGTCGCGGCAACTCTTCAGGACATAATCCGCAAATACAGGATTAACCACAAAACATTTAATAAGTTTGCCGAAAAAACTGCAATACAGTTAAACGATACACACCCCGTAATTGCTATTCCTGAACTTATGCGCATTCTTATGGATGAGGAGCACCTGGACTGGGATGAGGCATGGGACATAACAGCCCGAACGTTTTCCTATACCAACCATACCGTTGTGCCGGAGGCACTGGAGGAGTGGCCGGTTTCAATTTTTGAACAGCTCCTGCCCCGCCACCTTCAGATCATCTATGAAATTAACTACCGGTTCCTGGAATTTGCAAGGGACAGCTATACTAAAGATGAACGGGTTATTGCCAGGCTTTCAATTATTGGGGAGACGCCTGAGAAGGTGGTCCGTATGGCAAACCTCGCAATCGTGGGATGCCACACGGTAAACGGTGTTGCCGCAATGCACACGGAGATCTTAAAAAGCCGCATTTTTCCCGAATTTCATGAGATTTTTCCGGGTAAGTTTATAAACATTACAAACGGCGTTACTCCAAGAAGATGGCTTAAAATTGCAAACCCTTATCTTTCACTCTTAATTGACGAGAAGGTTGGAAACGGATGGGCAAAAGACCTGAAACGCCTTAAGGAACTGGAAAGGTTTTTAGATGATGAGGAGTTTCTTGAAAACTGGAGGCGTGCAAAATGGCTGAGGAAAAATTACCTTTCCGGCCTGATTGAAAAAGAATACGGCACAAGGCCCGATGAAAACTCCCTTTTTGACGTACAGGTTAAAAGATTCCATGAATATAAAAGACAGCTTCTTAACGTTCTTCACGTAATTACGCTCTACAACAGGCTGAAGGATAACCCGGGAGGGGACTTTGTGCCCAGGACCGTAATATTTTCGGGCAAGGCTGCTCCTGCATACAGCATGGCCAAGCTTATAATAAAGCTCATAAACTCAGTAGCCGGCGCAATAAATAATGACCCCGCCACAGGGAACAGGTTAAAAGTCTTTTTCCTTAAGAACTATTCGGTAACACTTGCTCAGAGGATTATCCCGGCAGCCGATTTGTCTGAACAGATCTCAACTGCAGGCTTTGAGGCCTCTGGTACCGGAAATATGAAACTTGCCCTCAATGGTGCCCTTACAATCGGTACTCTCGACGGTGCAAACGTGGAGATTTTAGAAGAGGTGGGAGAGGATAATATCTTCATATTCGGACTAAACTCAGAGGAAGTTGCAGAAAGAAAACGCCAGGGCTATAATCCAAGGGCTTATTATGAAAAAAATCCGGAGCTAAGAAGGGTAATTGACATGATAAGCGGAAATTATTTTAACCCCCGGGAGCCCGGTATCTTCAGCCCGGTAGTTGAAAGCCTTTTGAACGTGGATTATTATATGCTTTTTGCCGACTATGAGTCTTACCTTCTGGCACAGGAGGCTGCCTCAAAGCTTTACTTAAACCGGAGGGAATGGACCAGGAAGTCTGTCCTTAATGCCTCAAGAATGGGCCTTTTCTCCAGCGACCGGGCAATTAAGGAATACGCCCGCAAGGTGTGGCATGTAAGCAGGGTAAAGGAGAGGGCAAGTTAA